In a single window of the Arthrobacter sp. StoSoilA2 genome:
- a CDS encoding VOC family protein encodes MAIKLENVGIAVRDIEETIAFFTDLGLTVVGRDTVSGEWADTAVGLDGNHAKIAVLQTPDGQGQLELFEYIHPDAIETHPTRPNDIGMHRVAFSVDDIDQALEIAAKHGCTPLRGVATYGDIYKLTYLRGPSGILVMLAQELKKKD; translated from the coding sequence ATGGCCATCAAACTTGAGAATGTCGGTATTGCGGTACGTGACATTGAAGAAACCATCGCCTTTTTCACCGACCTCGGCCTGACAGTGGTTGGCCGTGACACCGTCAGCGGCGAGTGGGCCGATACCGCCGTCGGGCTTGATGGCAACCACGCGAAGATTGCGGTGCTGCAAACCCCCGATGGTCAGGGTCAGCTGGAACTCTTCGAATACATCCACCCTGATGCGATCGAGACGCACCCCACCCGTCCGAACGACATCGGAATGCACCGGGTGGCCTTCTCCGTTGACGATATCGATCAAGCCCTTGAGATAGCGGCGAAGCACGGATGCACTCCGCTACGCGGAGTGGCCACATATGGAGATATCTATAAGCTCACGTATCTGCGCGGACCCAGCGGAATCCTGGTGATGCTCGCCCAGGAATTGAAGAAGAAGGACTGA